A section of the Aquificaceae bacterium genome encodes:
- a CDS encoding peptide chain release factor 1, whose amino-acid sequence MKSLKDAIERLLSFRPDGYMVTNLYLRLGVEERTDRKYLRTFKDLVKAQKEYSEGWGLKDDVLKSVEEDFKKMEAFLSEPENLKGCRGIALFSSSARGLFEVIKLPYTYRNRLMLSQDPLIREIATIDEELGRIGILLIDRKHVRFFLMDLEGVEEVLDFVEPLATRAHRFHSGGSMLKGAEGTMKFSMPSRIGGPDMVQHSFGEYRFNMRIKEERHRLFKIAGDALMEAWKESKFDRLIIGSDREDVREIENHLHPYLLERLVGYININPSYVEDTELKEKVYHLLIQKSREEEFRLLDELKEMEGKGLAVNGTSKVLQQLYNGNVRLLLVPESFHKPGYVCERSRLPLLEPECPAEEKVYAVPDVINEVIELALEERARVKTVLSEEVQKRIDGLACYMRFAL is encoded by the coding sequence ATGAAAAGCCTGAAAGACGCTATTGAAAGGCTTTTGAGCTTCAGACCCGATGGTTACATGGTAACAAACCTCTATCTCAGGCTTGGAGTGGAGGAAAGAACTGACAGAAAGTATCTCAGGACCTTTAAGGACCTTGTTAAAGCTCAGAAGGAATACTCAGAAGGATGGGGACTCAAGGATGATGTGCTGAAGTCCGTTGAAGAGGACTTTAAGAAAATGGAGGCCTTCCTTTCAGAGCCTGAAAACCTCAAGGGATGTAGGGGTATTGCCCTCTTCTCCTCATCCGCCAGGGGACTCTTTGAGGTCATAAAACTCCCATACACTTACAGAAACAGACTTATGCTATCCCAGGACCCTTTAATAAGGGAAATAGCCACCATTGATGAAGAGCTTGGCAGGATAGGAATACTCCTTATAGACAGGAAGCATGTGAGGTTTTTCCTCATGGACCTTGAAGGAGTTGAGGAGGTTCTGGACTTTGTAGAGCCTCTGGCAACGAGAGCACACAGGTTCCACTCTGGGGGAAGTATGCTGAAGGGTGCAGAGGGCACCATGAAGTTCTCCATGCCATCCAGAATAGGTGGTCCAGACATGGTCCAGCACTCCTTTGGCGAATACAGGTTTAACATGAGGATAAAGGAAGAAAGGCACAGGCTTTTCAAGATTGCAGGAGATGCCCTCATGGAGGCATGGAAAGAGAGCAAGTTTGACAGGCTAATAATTGGCTCTGACAGAGAAGATGTAAGAGAGATTGAGAACCACCTGCACCCATACCTTCTGGAAAGGCTTGTGGGATACATAAACATTAACCCCTCCTACGTGGAGGACACAGAGCTGAAAGAAAAGGTTTACCACTTGCTTATCCAGAAGAGTAGAGAAGAAGAGTTTAGGCTGCTTGATGAACTCAAAGAAATGGAGGGCAAGGGTCTTGCAGTCAACGGCACTTCAAAGGTTCTCCAGCAGCTATACAATGGTAATGTTCGGCTCCTTCTTGTCCCTGAGAGCTTTCATAAGCCAGGCTATGTCTGTGAAAGGTCCCGCCTCCCACTCTTAGAGCCAGAATGTCCTGCAGAGGAAAAGGTGTATGCTGTGCCTGATGTAATAAATGAGGTGATTGAGCTTGCCCTAGAGGAAAGAGCCAGAGTGAAGACAGTTCTCTCGGAGGAGGTCCAGAAGAGGATAGATGGGCTTGCCTGCTATATGCGGTTTGCTCTATGA
- a CDS encoding NYN domain-containing protein produces MNYERVLIFIDGSNLFHAIRYMNIKIDYQKLVEFLREDRRLIRAYFYGAVPQEKDIKKNSPEWESYLRQRRFLEELSLQGIKVKLAKLRRLPSGEYIEKEVDIMLATDMLSMAYMNTYDTAVLVSGDSDFSYTVEEVQRIGKRVENATFKRTSSYHLRKVCDRFLLLDDYMDRFVVEEKIELTQELSFWERIRKLWKR; encoded by the coding sequence ATGAACTATGAAAGGGTCCTCATATTCATAGACGGCTCCAACCTCTTTCATGCCATAAGGTATATGAACATAAAAATAGACTATCAGAAGCTGGTAGAGTTCCTCAGAGAGGACAGAAGGCTAATAAGAGCTTACTTCTACGGTGCTGTGCCCCAGGAAAAGGACATAAAAAAGAACAGCCCCGAGTGGGAAAGCTATCTGAGACAGAGGAGGTTTCTTGAAGAGCTCTCACTCCAGGGCATAAAGGTAAAACTGGCGAAGCTCAGAAGACTTCCCTCTGGTGAATACATAGAAAAAGAGGTGGATATAATGCTGGCAACAGACATGCTCAGCATGGCATACATGAACACCTACGACACTGCGGTGCTGGTAAGCGGAGACAGCGATTTCTCCTATACGGTGGAAGAGGTGCAGAGGATAGGTAAAAGGGTTGAGAACGCCACCTTCAAAAGGACGAGCTCTTACCACCTCCGGAAAGTCTGCGACAGGTTTCTGCTCCTAGACGATTACATGGACAGGTTTGTGGTGGAGGAAAAGATAGAGCTAACTCAAGAACTCAGCTTCTGGGAGAGGATAAGAAAGTTATGGAAAAGGTAA
- a CDS encoding bifunctional riboflavin kinase/FAD synthetase yields the protein MEKVICLKTSQSGCLKGLKCVEELKEPSVVTVGNFDGVHRGHKHLLERVISRAREKGLRSLVLSFYPHPLKILSPAQAPCELTDLWERAKLMVDEGVDWVVFVKFDRRFSRLSAEEFIREVLWERLKCRHLVVGYDWRFGYRREGEIELAKELGREMGFHVEETEPFRINGHVVSSTLIRRLLHMGRLKESALYLGRNYALRRRVVSGDRRGSSLGFPTANLENTENLCLKEGVYAVRVEDNFMGVANYGVRPTFGGKRKVLEVHLLDFEGNLKGKEIKVEFLKFIREEKRFSSPEELKRQIAQDISAVRSLLG from the coding sequence ATGGAAAAGGTAATCTGTCTGAAGACAAGCCAGAGTGGTTGTCTGAAAGGCCTGAAGTGTGTGGAAGAGTTAAAAGAACCTTCTGTGGTCACTGTTGGGAATTTTGATGGCGTTCATAGGGGACATAAACATCTTCTGGAAAGGGTTATATCAAGGGCAAGAGAAAAGGGGCTGAGAAGCCTTGTCCTGTCCTTTTACCCCCATCCTCTCAAAATACTGAGCCCGGCGCAGGCACCCTGTGAGCTCACGGACTTGTGGGAAAGGGCAAAGCTGATGGTTGATGAGGGGGTGGACTGGGTTGTCTTCGTGAAGTTTGACAGGAGGTTTTCAAGGCTCTCCGCCGAGGAGTTTATAAGGGAGGTTCTCTGGGAAAGGCTAAAGTGCAGGCATCTTGTGGTAGGCTACGACTGGAGGTTTGGATACAGACGCGAGGGTGAAATAGAGCTTGCCAAGGAGCTGGGAAGAGAAATGGGTTTTCATGTGGAAGAGACTGAGCCTTTCAGGATAAACGGTCATGTGGTAAGCAGCACTCTGATAAGAAGACTGCTACACATGGGAAGGCTTAAAGAGTCTGCTCTTTATCTGGGGAGGAACTATGCCCTGAGAAGAAGGGTTGTAAGTGGAGACAGAAGAGGTTCCTCTCTTGGCTTTCCAACCGCAAACCTTGAAAATACAGAAAACCTCTGCCTAAAGGAGGGTGTGTATGCAGTCAGAGTTGAAGATAATTTCATGGGTGTTGCCAACTATGGGGTAAGACCAACCTTTGGAGGAAAGAGAAAGGTTCTTGAAGTCCATCTCCTTGACTTTGAAGGGAACTTGAAAGGTAAGGAGATAAAGGTGGAGTTCCTGAAGTTTATCAGAGAGGAGAAAAGGTTCTCCAGCCCGGAGGAACTAAAGAGGCAGATAGCTCAGGACATATCAGCTGTCAGAAGCCTCCTGGGATGA